AATCGTGGTTTGAGGTTTTCAAAAGACAAAACCCCTTACAACCTCCACTACTCAGCAGTGGTATCAAACGGTGGACGAAAGGACAAAAGCGTACCGGGTTTATTTTTAAGGTTTACGCCAGAAGAAGTGGGTATCATGGGCGGCGCCTATGTGTTGAACAAGGACCAACTTTTTAATCTTAGGTCAGATATTAAGAAGAACCCTACTACTTTAAAAGTATTGATTCAGGAAGAGAGTTTCAAAGCCAAGTTCGGCACCATTCAGGGAGAAGAAAGTAAAAGAATGCCCGTTGAATTTCAAGAAGCCTCTGAAAAGAACCCATTGCTGCTGAAGAAGCAATTCTATTTTGTGTCTAGACGAGAGTCTACGATGATCACCTCCGACCATTTGCTCGATGAACTGATGGATTACTGGCGTGCGGCTCGACCACTAAATGAATATCTCACTTC
The sequence above is drawn from the Reichenbachiella sp. genome and encodes:
- a CDS encoding DUF2461 domain-containing protein; translation: MKYFTESFTSFFNELAINNQKEWFHANKKRYESEVKKPFEFFLSHLIAAIQKEDPSLSISPKDCILRINRGLRFSKDKTPYNLHYSAVVSNGGRKDKSVPGLFLRFTPEEVGIMGGAYVLNKDQLFNLRSDIKKNPTTLKVLIQEESFKAKFGTIQGEESKRMPVEFQEASEKNPLLLKKQFYFVSRRESTMITSDHLLDELMDYWRAARPLNEYLTSIIHN